AATAAAACCTTGGCTGACTTGAAAAATCATGAGCAATCAGTGAAGGTGCAAGCACTACGGCGGGATGGTAAGTTTATTCGCCGCCCTGATGACAAAACAGACCTCAGAGTTGGCGACCAATTATTATTATGTGGGAGCTTACCCAGTTTGAATCAACTACAATCTTTATTTGCCGCAGCCAACAAAGTGCCTTTATCTATACCCATCGCCAAAGCCAATGAAGCACAAACGCTCAAAGAGTTTCTGCCTTGAAAGTGCTGTTAGCGGTAGCGGGGCATTCAGCCCGTGCTGAGTAAAAATACTAGTCTCCAACCCTAGCCCCTCTTTCATAAGAGGATTAACCTTTGGGTTTGAAGTAGGCGATCGCTTGTTTCCAAATGGTTGTTTGCTGGTTGTTTTCATCGGCAATACAAACACAACCGGGGTCTTGCCATAAAACCTTACCTGTTAACAGGTCGCCTGTCACCAGTTTGAATTCAACTACTGCGGCTTGTTTAATCAGGTTCTGCACTTGCCGAATGCTTGGTAGTGAAGTATCAAAATCAGTTATCGCCATGTTTGATGATGGTTTATGCACAATAAAAAATGTTTTCTGTAAGGAGTTGTAAAGTATGAATGATCAATTATGAAGGATAAAATTTCATACTAGTACAGGTTGGCGTAAATAAACAGACCATCTGGAATTGCTAAGAGGCTCGTGATATCACTATTCTTTCTTTTTCCTTTTGACTTTTTACTTTTGCCTTGTTGTACTAGCCTGCGGCAAGCCACCCAAAGGGTGTCTACATACTTCACACTTCATACTTTCCTAATCATTGATAATTCATCATTGGAAAAATGGCAATCGAATTTACTAAGTATCACGGTCTAGGAAACGACTTTATTTTAATTGACAATCGCGCGTCAGCCTCACCATTACTAACACCAGAGAAAGCAATTGAGTGGTGCGATCGCCATTTTGGTATTGGTGCAGATGGTGTGATTTTTGCTTTACCCGGAAAAAACGGTACTGACTACACTATGCGGATTTTTAATTCCGATGGTTCAGAACCGGAAATGTGTGGTAATGGTATTCGCTGTTTAGCCGCATTTCTTGCCGATTTAGAAGGTATATCCCGCACTCAAGATAAATATCATATTCATACCTTGGCGGGTACAATTACACCCCAGCTAACACCGGATGGTCAAATCAAGGTGGATATGGGTTTACCTCGGCTACTCGCTGGCGAAATCCCGACTACCTTGGGTGCAGCTGATGCCAAAGTGATTAATCAACCTCTAGAAGTAGCAGGCCAAACTTGGGAAGTCACTTGTGTGAGTATGGGTAATCCCCACTGTATCACTTTTGTTGAAGATGTCGCCGCGATTCCCTTAGAAACCATCGGCCCGAAATTTGAACATCATCCAGTGTTTCCCCAAAGAACCAACACCGAATTTATTCAAGTAGTAAGTCGTGACTACCTGAAAATGCGGGTATGGGAAAGAGGCGCAGGAATTACATTAGCTTGTGGTACAGGTGCTTGTGCATCTTTAGTGGCTGGCGTGTTAACTGGAAAATGCGATCGCTTGGCTACTGTAGAATTACCAGGAGGTTGCTTAGAAATTGAATGGTCAGAAATAGACCAACGAATTTATATGACTGGCCCTGCTGATCGAGTGTTTAAAGGTACTGCTTGAAGAAGTTAGCAGTCATACAATTTTGGATTTTAGATTGTAGATTTTGGATTGTCACATATCTTGCACCTAGCCCCGACGAATGGAATTCGCGGCAAGAAAAACAAAGTCCGCCTAGCCTGCGGCAACAGCAAAGCTGAACACGGACTAAGTTAAAATCAAGAGTTGTTTGTCAATCCAAAATCCAAGATCCAAAATCTAAAATTGCTTGGCTGCTTTCATAGACAAACTAATCCGTTTTAATTTCTCGTTCACTTCCAAGACTCTCACTTTGACAACTTGTCCCACCTTAACTATGAGTTTAGGGTCTTCGACAAATCTATCGGCGAGTTGGGAAATATGCACCAAACCATCTTGATGTACACCGATATCCACAAATGCGCCAAAATTGGCAACATTGGTCACAATTCCTTCTAATTCCATCCCAATTTGTAAATCTTTAATTTCTTTGATGCCTTCTTGAAAGGTGGCATACTTAAATTCGGCGCGGGGGTCTCGACCGGGTTTTTCCAGTTCGCTGAGGATGTCTCGTAATGTCGGTTCACCAATATTATCGGTGGTATATTTTCTGATATCGACTTTTTTGAGTTTTTCCGCAACTTGGATCACTTGATTTAATGGTACTTTTAGGTCAGATGCGATCGCCTCTACAACTGAGTAACTTTCAGGATGCACAGCAGTATTGTCTAAAGGATGCTCACCATTACGAATCCGCAAAAATCCCGCTGCTTGTTCAAAGGCTTTCGGCCCTAATTTCGGTACTTTCAAAAGTTGACGGCGATTTTTAAACGCTCCATTTTGATTGCGGTAGGTGACAATATTATTAGCCACTGCGGCTGTAATGCCTGACACAAAAGTTAAAAGTTCTTTAGAAGCCGTATTTAAATCTACACCCACAAAGTTGACGCAGCTTTCTACAGTGTCATCCAGCTTCTTTTTCAACAATTTTTGATCAACATCGTGCTGATATTGTCCCACGCCAATCGATTTGGGATCAATTTTGACTAATTCCGCTAAAGGGTCTTGTAAACGGCGACCGATACTAATCGCACCCCGCACTGTCACATCTAAATCAGGAAACTCTTCTAAAGCTACTTTACTAGCAGAATATATGGATGCACCAGATTCATTCACCATCACCTTAATTGGTTTACGGTCGAGAGTTTGTAATACTTGCGCTACAAATTCATCAGTTTCTCGCGAAGCTGTTCCGTTACCAATAGCAATTAGCTCGATTTGATATTTTTCAAGCAAATTTTTAATCGTTTGTGCAGCTTTAGTGCGTTGTTCTGCTGCTTGGTGGGGAAAAACAGCTTGATATTCGAGAAATTTGCCTGTTTCATCTAAAACAGCTACTTTACATCCAGTTCTAAATCCCGGATCAATTGCCAAAGTGGGTTTCATTCCCGCTGGTGCAGACAACAATAACTCGCGCAGATTAGTTTCAAATGTTTTGATTGATTCTATATCTGCATAAACTTTTTTGGTAGAAATTACTTCTCCAGTGAGAGAGGTTTTCATCAGACGGTTGAAAGCATCTTTCAGCATCAGCTGGTAGAAATCCCGAATTGCACGAACTTTTGTGTGAATTACCTGAGATTCGAGATAACCAAGCACATAATCTTCATCAAAGTTAATATCAAAGTTTAATACTCCCTCAGCTTCACCACGACACAATGCCAACATATTGTGGGGAGCAATATTTTTGACTTTGATTTGATAATTCCGATACATTTCAAATTTGGTTGTACCTTCAGAATAATCATCTTTAATCTGAGAAACAAAAACTCCTGCTTCTAAGAGGTAGTCACGCAAATAAGCACGGAGTTCTGCTTTTTCTGCTATTGCTTCTGCGAGAATATCTGCTGCACCTTTGAGCGCTTCATCTGCTGTTTTTACGCCTTTCTCTTGAGAAATATACTTGCTGGCTTCTGCTTCTAAAGATGCAGCTATACCATTTTTAATATTCAGCGATTTAATAAACTCTGCCAGAGGTTCTAATCCTTTTTCTTTTGCAACTGTGGCACGAGTACGGCGCTTTGGTCGATATGGTAAGTATAAATCCTCAAGTTCTGTTTTTTGTTGACAAGAGATAATTTGCGTTTTCAACTCATCAGTGAGTTTACCTTGTTCGGCGATCGCATTTAAAATTACTGATTTTCTGGCTTCTATTTCTGTTAAGTAATTATACTTATCAAACAAATCTCGCAATTGCACTTCATTCATTTCTCCAGTGCGCTCTTTGCGGTAACGTGCAATAAAAGGGACTGTCGCACCCTCAGCCAAAAGTTCCAGCGCGTTCTGCACCTGATAAGGTTTAAGGTCTAGTTCAGTTGCTAATAGTTGAGGAATGTTTAGCATTGGGTATCTAATGGGAAAACGTTACTTCTTAAGGTAATATCGTAGATCGTTATTTATAGTGACAGCGCTGAGTGTTAAACTTATTTACTGGATAATTACGGAATTGTGACTTGCTGATTGTTTATTTCTTTAGAGGATTGTGAAGACACCTCTTTAGATATAAGATTGACAGCAATGATTATAAAAAAAAATATAAATTAAAACTTCTCAATTCTTGGCATTTTACGTTAGGAGAAGAATAGTAATGCCCTTGTTTTTTTTAATTCCTCTGTTTACTGGTTTGGCAACTGGTTACTTATCCAAAAAATGTAGTGATGAATTAGCTTACCTGACTGGTATATTTACAATCATCAGTCTAGTCGTGAGTTTAGTTTTAGCACCTTGGCAAATCCAGCTATTGCTACTGGTTTTTGTAGTCATTACTACTAATAAACTTTTACGAGATAATGATAAAAAATATACCCAAGCCAGTAAAAAGTAACTGGGAATAATTGAAAGAATAGGAAAGATGCGATCGCCACTAATTCTGTAAAATTATGAACTACAAGCGATCGCTCTCCATAACAGCAACATTCAACATTATCAAGGTTTTAATTAATCTTGCCAAAAATCCCTGTCATCCAAATTCTCTAAAATCCAGAACCTTATACCCCATTTGACTTTATTGGTACTTACGCAAAAAACTTCTCAACATCTCATTCCTCTGTGAACTCTGCGTCTCTGTGGTTTGATTTTCCGTAGCCTATACGTAAGTCATGTTTATTAATTACAAACAATGAAGAGAATATTGGTCGTTTAACAGGGTATATTAATTCGCCTACAAGCAAATTTCAGAAAATATTTCTAATAAATTCAGGTTTTGAATATTAATAATCAATATTTGATTGCTTAAATTTTTGGCGTTGCATAATAGAGGGATGAATTGAGGTAATCTACTGTGCAATGTCCATACTGTGAGTCTACGGAAATTAGAAAGAATGGAAAACGGAGAGGTAAACAAAATCACATCTGTACTAACTGCGATCGCCAATTTATTGATGTGTACGATCCGCCAAAAGGATACTCAGAGGAACTTAAACAAGAATGTTTAAAAATGTATCTTAATGGGATGGGTTTTCGTGGGATTGAACGTGTTAAAGGTGTACATCATACTACTATAATCTCTTGGGTAAAACAAAGAGGAGAAAAGCTGCCAGACGTACCCCAAGAAGATGCTGTACCAGAAGTTGGAGAACTAGATGAATTAGAGACATTCATAGGTTCAAAAAAAACAAAATCTGGTTGTGGACAGCAGTAAATCACTTTACTCAAGGTATTTTAGCCTGGGTCTTAGGAGACCATAGTGCGGAAACATTCGAGCCATTATGGGAAATTGTGAAACAGTGGGAAAGCTATTTTTATGTGACCGATGGCTGGAAAGTTTACCCCAGTTTTATACCAGATGGAGACCAAATTGTGAGTAAAACATATATGACGCGAGTAGAAAATGAAAATACCCGATTACGTCATTATCTTGCACGCCTTCACAGAAAAACTTTATGCTATTCCAAATCAGAACAAATGCTGAGACACTCAATTAAATTATTACTTCATTATTTGAAGTATCAAATTGTACCTATATAAATTAATTCATCCCTTTATTCAGCAACGCCAAATTTTTTATTTAAAATCTACAAATAAAATAGAGAACACACCAAATTTATATTTGAGAAGTTTATCTCAAATTTGACTTTTTCTCTTTATTTAATATGTCAATTAGGTAAATGACACATTTTTGAGAAAATCTAGCCTTGCTTATTAGCGTAATCAAAGTTATTTGAACTGAGATTAAACTGTTACTTTTGCTTTTTTGTTGCCATATCTACGTTTTAAAGCACCCAATCCTACAGTACCTACACCAAGACCGAGCATAGTAATGGGTTCGGGAACAGGTTGTGGATTGGGGTTATAATCGGCATTGTAAAATGTATCACTTCCCCTATTGGGAAAACTAATAACATGAATAGCTAACTGCAACTTACGATTTATGAGGGCAGCAATCACATTATTATAGTTTGCAGTGAATTGAAATCCCAAAGTTTCTCCACTTTGAACTGCGGCCGCGTTACCTGGAGTTACTCTTCTTCCACCAAAAGTTTCACCATCCCATCCTGGAATATTATTACTTTGTGGTGAATTAGGAAGACTTGTGTTGAAATTGACATTGCCAGTGTTACCCACATTGGGCGTAACATTAGACAAAAGACCACTTATACTGGGATCAACACTGAAAGCAACATCTCTAATAGCAGTACTTTGTGAAGCAGGACTATTGTTGGAAAAACTAAAAAGGACTGTGCTTGCAGTGTTTTGAGTCACATTTAATGAAAAGTTACCTACATAAATGTCATTAACTTGCTCTGCGGCAGTTGCAGGAAAGACATTCTGAAAATTGATAGTAATAGCAGTAGCTGGTCTAGCAGCAGTTGTTACAACTGCTGCGCTTGCTCCTACTAGCAAAGCAGAAAGAACTGAAGTATGCTTCATGAGTTCTAAGAAATCCGAAAAAATAATACATTAGAAATGTACAGTGCGATTTCCCGTAAATCAATAGGTATACTATTTAACTTCATCAAAAATTTATCAAAATAAAATATTTAGTTATTTTAAAATTTAATTGGTTTTCATAAATCACAAACTATTCATTTCCCTCAACACTAGTGCATATTGTGAGGAATCAAGCCGATGCACAGCAAGCACCATAATAACACTAGGATGTTGGTAGCAGTATGTTTAGTTAACTTGCTATTAAAGCAAAATATCTCAGAACATCTGTACAAGAAATATATACGAGGGTGCATTAGCTTGATATATACAATAAGCTATCAATATCAGTATTTTCCAAACACTTTGTTAACTGTTACTAACCACACCCAGTATATTCAACGGTAAAATCTTTAAATAATCTAAAGCTTGCTCTATCACTGAGGCATCTGTTTTACCTACCCTCACTACCATCAAAACCCCATCTGTATAAGGTGAAAGTATACTCACATCAGACAGCCCAAAGAAGTGAGGAGCATCATAGATGACTAGATCATAATCATCATGAAAGTCTGCCATTAACTGCTTCATTTTTTCAGAAGCTAGTAATTTAATTGGATCATCAGGTGCTGGCCCAGCCGTGATCAAAGATAATTGCTCCATAGAAGGTAGTTTATGAATGACTTCACTGACTGGTAAATTTGTGGATAGTAGACTACTTAATCCCCATAAATTCTTTAAATTGGCTAGGTTGTGAACCATCGGTTGGCGAAGGTTGGCATCTACTAGTAGTACTTTTAGTCCCATTGCTGTAGCTGTTTGAGCTAGATAAAAAGCAACGATAGATTTTCCATCACCAGTCATAACCGAACTAACAATTAAAGAACGTACCTGAGAATCAGGTTTAATTTGTTGAATATTTGTGTACAAAAATCTTAAAGCATCTAAAAATTCAGTTGAATAACTGCTATATTCTTGAGCAATGAAAATATTTGTATCTTGACCACTTTCTAATAAAGAATTAAATATTTTAATCGGAGAAAACTTTGATTTAGAAGTACGAGATTGAAGAGCTTTAACTTCATTATCAAAAGGCACATTCCCCAATAAGGGAAAACTTATTTTCTTTTTAAGCTTGATTACACTATGGTAAGAGTTATCTATTTTTTCTAGTAAAATAGCAACTCCAATACCTGCTGCGATACTTATAAAAAAGCCTATAATTAAATTGCGTACCTTACTAGAAGTAGTGACAAGCGATGGCTGAATAGGTGGTTGAATCAACTGCCAACCTAATTCTGTTTGAGATATTTGGATTTGCAAATTTTCGCGGTTTGATAAAAAACGATTCAAACTCTCATTAGCAAACTGTAATTTGCGTTGGATTTCCGTATATCTTCGTGCTAAAATTGGCACTTGCTTTCGTTGCTGTTCTACCCGCGTTTCGAGTTTGGCAATTTCATTGCTTTGTACTTCTAAAGATTGAAGTTGAGTTTTTAACTCTGCTTCTCTTACGCTTAAAAAGCGTTGTCCTTCTTGTTGTAATACTGGTATCAAACTATCTCTTTTTTCTTTCAGAGTTTGCAATCTTGGGTTAGCATCTTGAAAAACTGTGGACTCTGTAGCAATTTGGGAGTTTAATTCTGTTACCTGCTGTAAAAGTTTTTGATATAAAGAAGCAGCATTAAGTATTGTTATTTTTCCATTGTCTGACTGGAGCAGACTTAATTGATTTCGGACTTGCGTTAACTGTAGATTAATATTCTGTCGCGCCTCAGCTAGAGAAATAGCTTGTTTATCCAGCGATTCTCCTTGACTATCTGGATTGTTAAAACTGTATCTTTGACGAAAAATTTGCAGTTCTTGTTGAATTTGATTAACTCTGCTTTGTATCGATGGCAACTGTCTATCAATAAATTGCAGCCCTTGACGCAATTTTGTTTGTCTTCTTTCTTGGCTATATTCTATATAGTCTTTTGAAATTACATCTAATACTGCTTTAACTTGATTTGGGTCTTCTCCTCGATAGCGAACTTCTATAATCTTAGTTTCACCTAACCGATTAATCGTCAACGCTTGTAGTAAAGATGGATAAGTGAGACTAGGATAAGTAACTCGCAGTTTATCGAGAATATTACTCATCAATTCAGGACTTTTGAGAACTAAAATTTGACTGTCGTAATCTAGGGTTGAAGTTTTAGGAGAATTATCTTGAACAATATTTACTGCCTCATTGTCATTATTAATAGGTTCCACTAACATTAAAAAGTTACTTTCATATTCTCTCGGCTGCTTACTTAGCATGACATTCACAACCACAAAAGTCATGACAGCCATAGATACTCCCACTATGACTAGAGATCGCCGTTTTAATACGTTTAGCCAATCCTTTATACTAAAATTTTCTTCTTCTTCTTCATTCCAGTTCAAAGGCATAGCTTGCGGTTGCGGAAATAACGGCTTATATTTGCCATTTTGTTCAGCGTTTAAGCTGGGGTATGATTGATCACTCATTTTATTCACTTACACTTAATTATATTTTAATTTTTTAATAAAATGATGAATATTTCAGTATAAGATTGTTTTCATCTCTATAACGCACATCATTAGATCTGTGTCCATCATTGCTTAACTGATTGAGTAGTCAGTCATTGAATCTTGATAAATCGTTAATCTACTCAATAAAAAAGTACGCTATTATACATTTTATTATACTAGTATTTTCATACTCGATAAAAGCTCACGTAGAGTATCTACACAGATCCTAATTGGTACATCACCTCTGCACTATAAAGATTTAATTATTCTATATGTAGATACATTGAGACTTGAGTCACTCAGAGATTAGCTCAATATTCATTACTCAGATTCCGAGAGATGTTATGTGGACAATACTGAAGGGACAGATTTTACATCAATTACCTCGGCATCATCTGAGTCATGGCAAAGGAAATTAAGTATTAGCACTATTTCAATAATAAATTAGTTCATAGTCGGGATTGAATCGCTGACACTCAACTAGTCAGCACAAGGTTAATTTCACTATCAAGGCAAGGGGTTTAGGCTGCATAATCAACCCCTTACATATCAAAGATTTGCCTGTCACTGAAGCAGAGTTGGTAATTATCTTTAAATTCTGTAATATTTACTCCATATCAAGATAAAGCTTAATACAAATCCAAAAACACCTTTTATGAAGAAACATCTGAAAAATCTTTTAAGAAAATGAACTTTCTATGAAGGATACCAGTTATCTTTAAAACAATGGTATCTTATATTTCGTGATCACACTTACGTAAGCAAAAATATGCAGATTTCAATTAGGAGGGAAATTTATACGTAAGGGAAATCTATAAAAGTATTAAAAATCAATAATTACAACAAAAGTAAAAAAACATGGGAAAGAGAAATCTCAAATTAATTACTGTAAGAATATATGTTTGTTAAACATGGCAATTTACTGATATATAAAGAAAAATAGTGAGTTTCTTATGTATCTTGAAATAGCTAAAAAATTAAGTATTACTTAATTTCAAAAAGCAAAATGTTTGACTGGTGAACAAAATTAATCTTTCATCTAGCCAATATTGACTTTTATTCTTGCTTTTTCATTTTATCTATGTGTTCCCAATATCGAGAAAAAGTATTGAATTTAGAGTTAGTAGCTAGATAACCTAAATAGAAAGATTTAAAGCCTAAAATTGACTAGTAGCATCTGAAAAATCTGCTATAAAGTTGGGGAAAAGAAAGATTAAATTTAATAAAATTCATCGGTCAATCTTAGAGAAGATTTTTTTGTATAGAGTGAATGACTTAGGCTGTTCGGTAGTGTCGTAAATACCATTTTTAAAATACTCTGTAGGACACAGCCGATGAAACTAAATGAATGGATTAACAACAAATTCGTCCCTTCTATTTCTATCCCCATAGAATCTGAAAACGAACCACTTGTAAAAAGCCAGAAATCTATCAAATTGTCTGTAATTACTCAGTTCTTCCCCCCTGATTATGCTGCTACAGGACAGTTGATTGAAGAACTCGTAAAACAGCTAGGGCAGCAAGGTGTAAATGTTGAGGTATTTACAAGCCAACCTGGTTATGCGTTTCAATCTCAGACAGCTCCCGCAGTTGAATGGGTTGAACGGATAAGAATTCAACGCTCACGGACTGCACAACTTTGGTCTGGTAGGATTCGTGGTAAAGCCGTTAATGGTGTTCTATATACTTTACGTGCATTACTGTATCTGTTCAGAGCTTGGCGGCGCAACAACATATTATTAGTAACCACAGCCCCACCATTTTTACCAGTTATTGGATATTTAGCTTATTTATTATTTCGACTACCTTATGTCTGCATACTTTATGACCTATATCCAGATATTGCGATCGCACTGGGAGTAGTTTCTAAAAATAGTTGGATAGTGCGTTTGTGGAATGAAATTAACAAACAAGTTTGGTTAAAATCTCAGGGAATTGTGGTACTTAGCCCCGCAATGAAGCAAAAAATATTAGCACATTGCCCAGAAGTAGCTGATAAAATTGCAGTAATACATAGTTGGGCTAACCCGGAAGCAATTGTGCCAATTCCGAAGAAAGAAAACTGGTTTGCCCACGAATACAATCTAGTTAATAAATTCACTGTACTGTATTCTGGCAATATGGGTCGCTGCCATGATATAGAAACTATGTTGGAGGCTGCAAAACAATTGCAAGATGAACCCATTCAGTTTGTCTGCATTGGTGGTGGTGCTAAACGTGAAGAATTAATCAAAGAGGTAAATCGTTTAGGACTAGAAAATTTTACCTTCCTACCTTATCAAGATAAACAAATACTTCCTTATTCTTTAACAGCCTGTGATTTATCACTAGTGAGTGTGGATTCAATTACAGAGGGTTTAGTTGTACCTAGCAAACTTTACTCAGCTTTAGCAGCAGGTAGACCAATTGCTGTAATTTGCTCCCAGTCCTCGTACCTTAGAGAAATGGTGGCAGAAGCTAACTGTGGAAGTACATTTGAGAATGGAGATAGTCAAGGGTTAGCGCAATTTATCCGTTTCCTCAGCCGTGACCTCCAAGTAGGGGAACGTATGGGCAAAGCAGGTCGTCAGTATTTGCGATCGCACTTCACACCAAAAGTCATATCTCAACAATACTTACGTGTTCTGCAACGGGCAATATCATCTAATGAGGTCATGCCTAAATCTCAACACAATATAAAGTAAGCTGAGTGAGGTTATGAAAGTTTGGTAATTTCCCAATAATTCTCAAATTAATAAAGCCACAAATGTTCAACTACATGATATAAAAATATCATCAGGTAAATACAAAGTTAAAAACTTGATTGAATTAAACTCTAATCAATAACTTAAAGTTATTGATTAGAGTTTAAAAGCTGGTTTCAAAAATTTCCAGCGTTGTGGAATAATTAACCAACAAAAGTAGCAAAAACAAATAGAATTACTAGTGTAATTGAACATTTTGGCTGTATGTTGAGGAGTTGGGCTTTGATGGTCTTCTTTTGATCTCAGTCCCTCCAACGCAACCTTCCTTGCTCATAGTTGTTGTCTATACAGGAGGTGAAATTGCAGAGAAGGTGTGACCGAAATCGGAAACGTTCTAAAAGACGCGGAATTTACTGTCCGATTCATGGTTGTTATCTTGATAGCGTCAGTCAAAAATATCAGATATTTGCTGATAAACCAGGTCAATTACAACAAAGAGGAATGAGTCGGCGGAATGCCTTAATTTTAGTAGCAAATCGAACAGCAGTTCCTCTCGAAGGAGAATGGTTAGAAGCTTTTTGGTGTGAACACTGCCAGCAGACAAGATGGTATCACGTCCGTAAACGTGACGAGCGTGCTTACGAAATTTCATTAGCACCACAAGAACTATGGCAACAAGCAACAGGAGTCATTAGTTCTTACGGAAATCCTTCTGTAAGTGAATTTACGCGCAGAAGTGCCAGAGATATTACTTATCAAACTCTGAGTAGTTTTCAGGTTGTTAATTAACTAAGCTATTAAATTCCTTCATATATTAATCTTCAATCAAAAACTATGAATAATACGAAAATTGTAGCTAAACAAGAGTTGGTGATTGAAGCTGGACGTACCGAGCAGCAGTATTGGAAAGATATCTGGCGTTATAGAGAGTTATTTTATTTTCTGGCTTGGCGTGACATTTTGGTAAGGTATAAACAAACTGCGATCGGTATTGCTTGGGCATTAATTCGTCCATTTCTGACGATGGTAGTGTTTTCA
This window of the Nostoc sp. HK-01 genome carries:
- the dapF_1 gene encoding diaminopimelate epimerase; translated protein: MAIEFTKYHGLGNDFILIDNRASASPLLTPEKAIEWCDRHFGIGADGVIFALPGKNGTDYTMRIFNSDGSEPEMCGNGIRCLAAFLADLEGISRTQDKYHIHTLAGTITPQLTPDGQIKVDMGLPRLLAGEIPTTLGAADAKVINQPLEVAGQTWEVTCVSMGNPHCITFVEDVAAIPLETIGPKFEHHPVFPQRTNTEFIQVVSRDYLKMRVWERGAGITLACGTGACASLVAGVLTGKCDRLATVELPGGCLEIEWSEIDQRIYMTGPADRVFKGTA
- a CDS encoding RNA-binding S1 domain-containing protein, which encodes MLNIPQLLATELDLKPYQVQNALELLAEGATVPFIARYRKERTGEMNEVQLRDLFDKYNYLTEIEARKSVILNAIAEQGKLTDELKTQIISCQQKTELEDLYLPYRPKRRTRATVAKEKGLEPLAEFIKSLNIKNGIAASLEAEASKYISQEKGVKTADEALKGAADILAEAIAEKAELRAYLRDYLLEAGVFVSQIKDDYSEGTTKFEMYRNYQIKVKNIAPHNMLALCRGEAEGVLNFDINFDEDYVLGYLESQVIHTKVRAIRDFYQLMLKDAFNRLMKTSLTGEVISTKKVYADIESIKTFETNLRELLLSAPAGMKPTLAIDPGFRTGCKVAVLDETGKFLEYQAVFPHQAAEQRTKAAQTIKNLLEKYQIELIAIGNGTASRETDEFVAQVLQTLDRKPIKVMVNESGASIYSASKVALEEFPDLDVTVRGAISIGRRLQDPLAELVKIDPKSIGVGQYQHDVDQKLLKKKLDDTVESCVNFVGVDLNTASKELLTFVSGITAAVANNIVTYRNQNGAFKNRRQLLKVPKLGPKAFEQAAGFLRIRNGEHPLDNTAVHPESYSVVEAIASDLKVPLNQVIQVAEKLKKVDIRKYTTDNIGEPTLRDILSELEKPGRDPRAEFKYATFQEGIKEIKDLQIGMELEGIVTNVANFGAFVDIGVHQDGLVHISQLADRFVEDPKLIVKVGQVVKVRVLEVNEKLKRISLSMKAAKQF
- a CDS encoding IS1 transposase, translating into MQCPYCESTEIRKNGKRRGKQNHICTNCDRQFIDVYDPPKGYSEELKQECLKMYLNGMGFRGIERVKGVHHTTIISWVKQRGEKLPDVPQEDAVPEVGELDELETFIGSKKTKSGCGQQ
- a CDS encoding IS1 transposase, whose protein sequence is MWTAVNHFTQGILAWVLGDHSAETFEPLWEIVKQWESYFYVTDGWKVYPSFIPDGDQIVSKTYMTRVENENTRLRHYLARLHRKTLCYSKSEQMLRHSIKLLLHYLKYQIVPI
- a CDS encoding glycosyltransferase, whose product is MKLNEWINNKFVPSISIPIESENEPLVKSQKSIKLSVITQFFPPDYAATGQLIEELVKQLGQQGVNVEVFTSQPGYAFQSQTAPAVEWVERIRIQRSRTAQLWSGRIRGKAVNGVLYTLRALLYLFRAWRRNNILLVTTAPPFLPVIGYLAYLLFRLPYVCILYDLYPDIAIALGVVSKNSWIVRLWNEINKQVWLKSQGIVVLSPAMKQKILAHCPEVADKIAVIHSWANPEAIVPIPKKENWFAHEYNLVNKFTVLYSGNMGRCHDIETMLEAAKQLQDEPIQFVCIGGGAKREELIKEVNRLGLENFTFLPYQDKQILPYSLTACDLSLVSVDSITEGLVVPSKLYSALAAGRPIAVICSQSSYLREMVAEANCGSTFENGDSQGLAQFIRFLSRDLQVGERMGKAGRQYLRSHFTPKVISQQYLRVLQRAISSNEVMPKSQHNIK